TATCTCAGTTTctattctttttctttcccttctttACTTTGCTTGGAGGAGCAACATGCCCTGTATCATTAACATGCTGGAAAAGCTTATTTCGACTGAAGAAGGACTTACCACAAACAGCACAGACCCAAGAAGATTCACAACCATCAGCAGCACTGGGGGGAGCATGCGAATTGGAACCGGAGCTGGGCTTACTCCTACCTTTCCTCTTActctttctgctcttcttgtttcCCGTAGACCAGTCATCATCTGAGTCAGATTCCAGTGTCGTGCCATTGAGAATAGCAGAAAGTTCTTGCAGCTTCATATCTTTCGACCTATTAGAACCTCTTGTCTTTGAttcagaagcagcagaagaggCTTCGTCGCCTGATAGTTGTAATCTAGAGAGGCTTGAATTGTCCAAgtcatccaaattctcatcaacagcagccTCCAAACTATCAGAAATATTAGCAGGCTCCTTAATGGTCTTGTTGCCTTCATCAACGGCTGAATGATCTTTGAGTGCCGATTCATCAACAACGGATTCTTCATCGTCCAACTCCTCTTCAACCATTTCCTCTAGTGCATCATCAAACAGCTCCTCTTCGGTCTCTTCATCTAAAAATCctttatcatcaatgccCAACTCTACTCCTTCCTGTCTCATCTCCCACTTTAGTCTTCTTAATTTCTTGATATGCTTCTTAGATCTTTCATGATCTTTTAATTGCTCTTCACTTTTGAATACCTTGTCACAGACCACACATTCATAAATGTCTCTATTGaagtcttcttcatcaactttctcTCCATTGAGCATATCCTCTTCGTTATAGAGCTTATCCAACTGCTGCTCTATATCTGCCAATTCATCAGCATCAATAGTCTGCCAATCTTGTTCGACATACTCTgaatcttcctcctttctCTGCTGTCTCTCTTTTTGAGCTTGCCTTTTCAAGTCCTTCTGCTGCTTTTTGACTCTATCTTTCTCGTACTTCCTCTGAATAATGGGAGTCACACGAGGATCTCTGTGCTTAATATATGATATCCACTTACGAATGATCTCGTTATACTCTTTACGAGCCTGctgtcttctcttcttattttctttctccattAATCGTCTAGTTCTTCTATCAGGTGCCGTAGAGTACCTATACTCATCAAACCAGGTAAACGtcttgatactttgaaagTTTGTCCATGCCTTGTAAAACAGCCGAACATCATTTCCATATTCAGATCTCGAGTTGCCAAACCTTGGATACATCAACTCACTTGCATCGCATGCATTGGACATAGTGGTATCGTCTTTAAAAGACTGGAACCCTGGTAATCcttgcttctttccagaagaaacttcttcactcGAAATTCTCGTCACAAGAACATTGATGATTTGATAAAACCCAGACGCTGAGTCATTAAATTTCGTATACATTCCGTCATTGAAGTACTTCTCTATATCTTGAACAGTAGTTCCTGAATAGTATACAGTACTATTATCAGTATCTGCATCATCTCCACTAATATCTTCGGCTTCGGCCAAAACCTGATACTTATGAGAATCATACCATGCTCTTTCCTGCGGATCTGTCAAAGTTTCATACGCCACTCGTATTTCATTGAACAGTATAGCAGCATCATCACTGGAATTTTTATCAGGATGGTACTTGAGAGCTCTCTTTCGGAAACCTTTCTTTAGCTCCGAATCATCGGCAGAGTTTGTAACACCAAGAAGCTCATAGTAGTCTGCCTTCATTTCCAACCAGATGTAAGCAGATGTAGGCAGATATCACCAGCTGTACCCAGATGTAACCAGATATGCTACAGAGAGAAGAGTAAAACTCTTAACTACCCACCACACGCATCCCTACACCACACCAAATGAGAAAATGGAAATTCTTTCTGCGCGGTGggaaaataaatataatCTCGACAACATTGAACAAGGTGTCCTGCTTCGCTTTGTGTCTACTTTGACCTTTAGTTTTATACAGTTTCTATCTCCAAGAATTCAATTGAATAAGATGGTTGTGTTGGCCGGATCAATTTGTACACGTGGTGGCAAACCACTTCTCTCTCGTCAATTTAGAGAGTTGTCTAAAGACCGTGTGACGTCTTTGTTGGCAAACTTCCCTACCCTTTTGTCTGATTCCACGCAGACTCAACATACAAGTGTCGAAGACGAATTTGTTAGATATGTCTATCAACCATTGGAGGAATTTTACGTTGTATTAATGACTAACAAGCACTCGAACATCTTGCAGGACATTGATACTTTGCATTTGTTTGCGCAGACGATCACCTCTATTTTACCTAGTGTTGATGAAAGGGAGATTTTTGACAATTGCTTTGAAATCGCTAATGCTTTCGACGAAATCGTCAATCTTGGCTACAAAGAAAACTTGTCGTTGTCTCAGGTGCTCACTttcttggagatggaaTCTCACGAGGAGAAGATACAGGAAAtcatagaaagaaacaaggagTTGGAGGCTGCAGAAGAACGTAAGCGTAAGGCTACGGAGATCTTCCTTTCTAACACTGTATCTGAGATTAGAAACaaggagatgatgagaaaggCAAATATGAATGCTTATGGTGATAATGCGGTACTCATTGGACAGCAGGATTACAGTCAGGCCAATTACAGTCGTCCCTCCGCACAACAACAGCCTCCCGCCCTAGCTGGAAGCGGTATCAGGGCTGCCCCTCCTAGAAAAGGTGGTTTACAACTTGGTAGGAAGGCTTCGGGCTTTGGAGGAAATTCGGATGCTCAGCCATTGCTTGTTGATCCTACTCCTACAGGTATAGGTGCTGCTGCTTCAGCCTCAGCCGTTTCTGTGGCCTCCTCTACAGCTGCAGTCACCGCTGCAAAATCTCAGATTGCTAACAATGGAATCTTGATCATCACAAACGAGAAATTCTCTGCCCAAATTACCAGAGACGGCTCTATAACGTCATCTGAGGTTAAAGGAGATCTTCAGATTCGAATCAACAATACGGATTATGCACACGCCAAGTTGcaactttctttgaataaaCCGGATGATGTCAACACTCAATTCAAGACGCATCCTAACATTGACAAGGCTCTCTTCCATTCTACTAGTGAGATCGGCATGAAAGATCCTTCCAGGGCATTCCCTAGCAACGATCAGACATTGGGTGTATTGCGTTGGAAGTCTGTGCCGAAATCTAGTGTTGGTGATGcaaatcttctcatccCAATTATGCTAACTACATGGGTtaacaacaacaacgatGGCACCATTGGTCTCACTTTTGAGTATGaaaatctttctttcaagttcatcGACGAGCTGACAATTGTGATACCTGTGGTCAATGCAACCATTGACTCTAGTGACTATGACAACGTTACGTTGGAGTTTGGAGACGATGGCTTACACGTGAAATTAACAGGATTGACGGAGAACCAGGAAGGTTCGCTCACTATTACATGTAaggatgttgatgatgaggaagcaTTGTTCCCTATGGAGCTCGCGTTTGATGTTACgaagaaacttgaagcCGGAGATAAAGCATGTCAAGTGAGCGTCGATGCTGTTACTAATACAAGTAATGATGAGGACCTGCCATATGACATCTATTACCGGGGTGTTAGTGAGGGTTTCTATATTGTGTGAATGcctttttgatttttctaTTGAAAGGCTGAAATTTTCTTGGCtgaaagaatgaagaatagaagaataaaaagCTTcgaggaaaaaaatgggTTCCTTCCGTTCTCGGGACAGTCTAACAACCCTGAATTAACGATAAATAGTTAGAACAGCTAAGTATATAGAACTTCAAGTATGGGATGAATGCAGAATTAGTAGGTTGTAACTGAGATAATGATTTCGTAAGTGAAGCCATAGACACCTCAGATACACGTCTCTACTTTTCATCCCCTTCGTCCCCGGACACTTTCGGTTAGCCGCGCGAAATGTGGAAAACCATGAGATTATAAAAAGGAACCAACTTCCGGGGTAAAGTGGAGTCAAACCTTaagtcttttctttcattctCTTGTCATGCTTTCTGCTTTCACCAAACCATTATCTATTAGAATGGCATCGAGAGCCTTTTCTACAACAGCTTGTACAAAGCGTATTGAGACGGATGCTTTTGGAGAGATCGAGGTGCCTGGTGACAAATACTGGGGTGCTCAAACGGAGCGTTCACGCCAGAACTTCAAGattggaggagaaaaggCCCGGATGCCCGAGCCTGTCGTCAGATCCTTTGgtatcttgaagaaggctgCGGCCATTGTCAATACTGAATTAGGTGTTCTAGACCCTAAACTCTCCCAAGCCATTCAACAGGCTGCCACAGAGGTTTCTGAGGGTAAATTGGACGAAGACTTCCCATTGGTTGTTTTCCAGACTGGTTCTGGTACCCAGTCCAATATGAATGCCAACGAGGTTATCTCTAATAGGGCCATTGAAATTCTGGGTGGCCAACTAGGCTCTAAGAAGCCTGTTCACCCCAATGACCACGTGAACATGTCTCAGTCATCTAATGATACATTTCCTACGGTGATGCACATTGCCGCGTTAACTCAGATTTCAAATAACTTGCTTCCAGCTTTACAGGCGCTAAGGGACTCGTTGCAGAGGAAATCTGACGAGTTCGAGCATATCATCAAGATTGGAAGGACCCATTTGCAGGACGCTACTCCTTTGACTTTGGGACAGGAGTTCTCTGGTTATGTTTCTCAGCTAGACAATGGCCTTAGACGTGTCAAGACCGCTTCTGAGTCTCTCAGATATTTAGCCCAAGGTGGTACCGCTGTCGGTACTGGATTGAATACTAGAATCGGATTTGCCGAGAAGATTGCTGAACAGATTACTAAGTTGACTGGGATCCAGTTTTATACTGCACCAAATAAGTTTGAGGCTCTTGCTGCACACGACGCTATCGTTGAGGTGTCTGGTGCCTTAAACACCGTTGCTgcctctcttttcaagatcGCCCAGGATATAAGATACTTGGGATCCGGTCCAAGATGCGGTTACCACGAATTATCCTTGCCTGAAAACGAACCCGGTTCGTCCATTATGCCAGGTAAAGTCAACCCTACTCAAAATGAGGCTTTGACTATGGTGTGCACTCAGGTTTTTGGTAACAACTCTACTATTACTTTTGCCGGTGCTTCTGGTCAGTTCGAACTAAACGTTTTCAAGCCAGTTTTGATTGCCAACTTACTTTCCTCTATCAGATTGATCGGTGATGGATGCAATTCATTCCGTGTTCACTGCGTGGATGGTATTAAGGCCAATGAGGATCGTATCAACTACTTAATGCAGCAGTCTTTGATGTTGGTTACTGCTTTGAGTCCTAAGATCGGCTATGATAAAGCCTCCAAGATTGCAAAAAATGCCAACAAGAGGGGACTTACTTTAAAGGAATCTGCTCTCGAACTAGGCTATTTGACCTCTGAGGAATTCGACGACGCCGTTAAACCTGAGGAAATGCTTGGTCCAAAGGCTTAATTGAAAATATTTTACACCACTTGTATAGTTTGTATTTGGCATCTATTAATTTCTATTTGTTGCTAACCCATATCTAGTTCTATTCTGTTACAATATTCGACAAATGCGATCCGACTTATGAGTAACCAACCGGACTTCAGATAGGTCCCGGTAGAGCCACCGCGCTGTTATTCTCTCTACCACGGCCTGCTTCTTCCCACCTCCCCGCAGTTTTTTTCCATCCCGTTTCGTCTCTCGCTCAATTTTCAGAATGCCCAGATTCTATCGCCTTCGTACCTCTCTCTCTTTTGTCGGTCTGAACAAGCTAGTCAACTTGCCGTCTAGTATAGATCTAAATTTGATAGAAATACAGATTGTGCAAATCCGTTCCCCCTATTCATGTTAacctttcatcttctggcCAAGAAGCAGTTTAGGTTTGCTGCAAGGATGTGTCCCAGACTGTTGTCCAGAAATGCCTCTTGGCTTTCTGACATCCAAACTCGTGCCGTTCTTGCAAAGGGAAAACCAATATTTAGTTCCCGCAAACTGAACCCTTTAAGGTCTGCCCCTGCCCCTGCCCTAGTTGACATACCTATTCAGAATATGTTCCAAGGAAGAGTGTCCACCGTGTCTGGTCCAGACTCCATGATCAGCCCGTCTTTTTTCACCTCTTCAGACAACCTATTCTACTCTCAAACTCCTCTTCTCATGAGGAGAAGCAACGATCATGACaaaaaagatgatcaaaCCGATACATCCGAAAAGCCAAAGGACAAAGACGATGATATTGACACTTCTGACAAAGAAACTCCTAAATCAAACGATGTCCCTGATTCAAAGCCTACCCCAAAGCCTGCgaaatcttccagaaaagcTTCAAAGACCTCTCATGTTGCTTCTGCAGGTGCTTCCGGTGCTGCCGGTTCGTCAAACGGCTCGAAAGGCGGTGATTCTGGTGACGGCCCTCGTCCCAAACCGAAGGCTAAGCCTCATAATGTTGTCGAGCTTCCTGAAGTTTACCCTAAAATTATAGCTCTTCCAATATCTCGTCGTCCACTATTTCCTGGATTCTACAAAGCTGTGATCATCTCTGATATAAATGTTATTAAGGCTATAAAGGAGTCCCTTGATCGCCAATATCCGTTTATTggttgttttcttttcaaagatgaGAACATGGAGAGTGATGTCATTGAATCCAAGGACCAAGTTTACGACACTGGTGTTTTGGCTCAGATTACTTCCAATGTTTACACCAAAGATAGTGAAACTGGTGTTGAGACGTTAACTACTGTTCTTTATCCCCATAAGCGTATTAGAATTGACGAACTGTATCCTCCTCTCACACATTCTGAAAAGGCTATTGTTCCTGAAATTGATGCTAAGACGATCGCTGAGAATGTCGCAAACAAAAGTGCTGACAACAGCAAACAGATTATTGAGGGAATTACAGGTGAAAAGGAAGGTGACGAACCCCAAAAGTCTGTGGAACCTTCAGAGATAATATCAGCCgcagagaaggaagagaactCTAATGACAGTTTGGCATCTCCGGCCGACGAAGAGGACAATCCGACTGTTTTCTTAGAGAAATATCCGATTACTTTGGTTAACGTTTCGAacgttgaagatgaaaagtaCGAGAAGAACGATCCGGTGATCAATTCTCTTACTGCTGCAATTTTGGAAGTTTTGAAAGACATGTCTTCTCTCAACAAGTCGTTTAGCGATCAGTTGGCTACTTTCAGTGCTTCATTACACAGCGATATCTTCAACTGCCCCGAGAAATTGGCTGATTTCGCTGCCGCTGTCACTGCGGGAGACcaaaaagatcttcaagagatttTAGAGTGCCCAGATGTTGCTAAGAGATTGGAAAAGGCTCTCACAGTActaaagaaagaactgATGAACAAGGAAATgcaaaagaagattgaaaaggATATCGAGGAGAGGATGACCAAGCGTCATAGAGAATACCATCTTAACGAACAATTGAAGTGGATCAAGAAGGAGCTTggaattgatgatggaCGTGAAAAACTAATTGCCAAGTATAATGAAAGGGCCAAGAAGTTGCACATGCCTCCCGATGTTAAAAAAGCTTATGACGATGAAATCAACAAATTGCAAACCTTGGAACCAATGATGTCCGAGTTCACCGTCACTAGAAACTACTTGGATTGGTTAACGCAGATACCTTGGGGTAAGCAGTCCAAAGATAACTACAGCATTAAAAGAGCCAAAAAAGTTCTAAATGATGATCATTATGGATTGGATGATGTTAAAGACCGTATTCTTGAGTTCATTGCCGTCGGAAAGCTTCTTGATAAGATCAACGGTAAGATTATCTGTTTTGTTGGACCTCCCGGCGTTGGTAAAACGTCTATTGGTAAATCCATTGCCAAAGCATTGAATCGTAAATTTTATAGATTTTCCGTTGGTGGTTTGAGCGATGTTGCAGAGATAAAGGGTCACAGAAGAACTTACGTGGGTGCCATTCCTGGTAGAGTCGTGCAAGCCTTGAAGAAAACTGAGACAGAGAATCCCCTGATTCTTATCGATGAGATTGATAAAATGTCGAGGACCCATAGTGTTAATGGAGGTGATCCTTCTGCTGCATTGCTTGAATTGTTGGATCCTGAGCAAAACAGTGCATTTTTGGATAACTACATGGATGTTCCAGTTGATCTTTCTAAGGTACTTTTTGTTTGTACTGCCAACACATTGAACACCATTCCGTTGCCACTTTTAGATCGTATGGAAGTGATTGAGATTTCTGGCTacattgaagatgagaagataaAGATCGCCGAGAAGTACTTGGCACCAGAGGCTAAGAAACACGCCGGTTTGGAGCACGTCAAGGTGGATATTACTGAGGATGCTCTGAAAAGCTTGATCAAAAGTTACTGTCGTGAAAGTGGTGTTCGAAACTTAAAAAAACAGATTGAAAAAATCTACCGTAAGGCTGCCTTAAATGTTGTCGAGACCGTGGGAGATCCAGAGGgagaagaggcagaatCAGTTGTCGAGGAGAGccaagagaaggagatcgAGAAGAGAGAGGCTGCAGAGGCTAAGAAGGAGGCCGACACGGAGGCTGAGATTGAGGCCGAGAAGAACCTCAAAGAAGATCCCGCTACTGTATACGGTAAGAAGACAGCTTCTGAAGTTAAGAAGGACGAGAAAGCAGACGTGCTCTTCAAGTCTCAGAAGCctgaaaaagaagctgttgcaaagaagatcagaGATAAAGTTACTAGGATCGTAGTTCCAGACGATTACTCTGTTCAGATCACTCCCGACAACTTGAAGGACTACGTAGGACCACCTGTGTTTATCTCAGACAGGATGTATCAGACAACACCACCGGGTGTGGCCATGGGATTGGCCTGGACCTCGATGGGAGGCTGCGCATTGTATATGGAATCTGTTTTAGAGCATGTTCTTTCCCGGGATTCGCATCCTAAGGTGGAGCGAACAGGTCAGTTGGGTGATGTCATGAAGGAATCTGTGAGTATTGCATACTCTTTTGCCAAAGGCTTCATGGCACGTGAGTTTCCCGAAAACAAGTTTTTCGACAAAGCTCAAATCCATTTACATTGCCCAGAAGGTGCCACTCCAAAGGACGGACCTTCTGCTGGTGTCACAATTACCTCCTCATTCCTTTCGTTGGCATTAAATAGACCGTTAAGGCCTGACGTGGCTATGACGGGTGAGATCACCTTGACAGGTAAAGTGTTGAGGATTGGTGGTTTAAAGGAGAAGACTTTAGCTGCCAAGAGATCTGGCGTTAAGACAATCCTCTTCCCGAAGGACAACGAGGTTGATTGGAAAGAGTTATCAGAAAACGTTCGTGAGGGTTTAACACCAATTCCTGTTGACTGGTATTCAGATGTGTTTAAGGCATTGTTTTCAGTCAGCAAAGAGGAGGGTAACAATGTGtggaagaaggagttcGACGACattaaagaggaagaggataAAGAAAGGCAAAGAATTCGTCAATCATGAGTACTGGACGTCTGAACCGATTTTTTTAATTTGTTTTTAGTTCATGTATATACCAGATATGTTAAAAGTGAACGATGGTGTAGTGAAGCGAAAAATTAAAAATTAAGACtaggagaaaaaaaaaaggtgatCGAGCCCACTCAATAGTTTTCACCGCACTTTAATGCTTGtataatca
This sequence is a window from Brettanomyces nanus chromosome 3, complete sequence. Protein-coding genes within it:
- a CDS encoding uncharacterized protein (BUSCO:EOG09342OSV), producing the protein MVVLAGSICTRGGKPLLSRQFRELSKDRVTSLLANFPTLLSDSTQTQHTSVEDEFVRYVYQPLEEFYVVLMTNKHSNILQDIDTLHLFAQTITSILPSVDEREIFDNCFEIANAFDEIVNLGYKENLSLSQVLTFLEMESHEEKIQEIIERNKELEAAEERKRKATEIFLSNTVSEIRNKEMMRKANMNAYGDNAVLIGQQDYSQANYSRPSAQQQPPALAGSGIRAAPPRKGGLQLGRKASGFGGNSDAQPLLVDPTPTGIGAAASASAVSVASSTAAVTAAKSQIANNGILIITNEKFSAQITRDGSITSSEVKGDLQIRINNTDYAHAKLQLSLNKPDDVNTQFKTHPNIDKALFHSTSEIGMKDPSRAFPSNDQTLGVLRWKSVPKSSVGDANLLIPIMLTTWVNNNNDGTIGLTFEYENLSFKFIDELTIVIPVVNATIDSSDYDNVTLEFGDDGLHVKLTGLTENQEGSLTITCKDVDDEEALFPMELAFDVTKKLEAGDKACQVSVDAVTNTSNDEDLPYDIYYRGVSEGFYIV
- the FUM1 gene encoding fumarase fum1, with translation MLSAFTKPLSIRMASRAFSTTACTKRIETDAFGEIEVPGDKYWGAQTERSRQNFKIGGEKARMPEPVVRSFGILKKAAAIVNTELGVLDPKLSQAIQQAATEVSEGKLDEDFPLVVFQTGSGTQSNMNANEVISNRAIEILGGQLGSKKPVHPNDHVNMSQSSNDTFPTVMHIAALTQISNNLLPALQALRDSLQRKSDEFEHIIKIGRTHLQDATPLTLGQEFSGYVSQLDNGLRRVKTASESLRYLAQGGTAVGTGLNTRIGFAEKIAEQITKLTGIQFYTAPNKFEALAAHDAIVEVSGALNTVAASLFKIAQDIRYLGSGPRCGYHELSLPENEPGSSIMPGKVNPTQNEALTMVCTQVFGNNSTITFAGASGQFELNVFKPVLIANLLSSIRLIGDGCNSFRVHCVDGIKANEDRINYLMQQSLMLVTALSPKIGYDKASKIAKNANKRGLTLKESALELGYLTSEEFDDAVKPEEMLGPKA
- a CDS encoding uncharacterized protein (BUSCO:EOG09343CKC), which encodes MKADYYELLGVTNSADDSELKKGFRKRALKYHPDKNSSDDAAILFNEIRVAYETLTDPQERAWYDSHKYQVLAEAEDISGDDADTDNSTVYYSGTTVQDIEKYFNDGMYTKFNDSASGFYQIINVLVTRISSEEVSSGKKQGLPGFQSFKDDTTMSNACDASELMYPRFGNSRSEYGNDVRLFYKAWTNFQSIKTFTWFDEYRYSTAPDRRTRRLMEKENKKRRQQARKEYNEIIRKWISYIKHRDPRVTPIIQRKYEKDRVKKQQKDLKRQAQKERQQRKEEDSEYVEQDWQTIDADELADIEQQLDKLYNEEDMLNGEKVDEEDFNRDIYECVVCDKVFKSEEQLKDHERSKKHIKKLRRLKWEMRQEGVELGIDDKGFLDEETEEELFDDALEEMVEEELDDEESVVDESALKDHSAVDEGNKTIKEPANISDSLEAAVDENLDDLDNSSLSRLQLSGDEASSAASESKTRGSNRSKDMKLQELSAILNGTTLESDSDDDWSTGNKKSRKSKRKGRSKPSSGSNSHAPPSAADGCESSWVCAVCGKSFFSRNKLFQHVNDTGHVAPPSKVKKGKKKNRN
- a CDS encoding uncharacterized protein (MEROPS:MER0000496~BUSCO:EOG09340NRT), producing MLTFHLLAKKQFRFAARMCPRLLSRNASWLSDIQTRAVLAKGKPIFSSRKLNPLRSAPAPALVDIPIQNMFQGRVSTVSGPDSMISPSFFTSSDNLFYSQTPLLMRRSNDHDKKDDQTDTSEKPKDKDDDIDTSDKETPKSNDVPDSKPTPKPAKSSRKASKTSHVASAGASGAAGSSNGSKGGDSGDGPRPKPKAKPHNVVELPEVYPKIIALPISRRPLFPGFYKAVIISDINVIKAIKESLDRQYPFIGCFLFKDENMESDVIESKDQVYDTGVLAQITSNVYTKDSETGVETLTTVLYPHKRIRIDELYPPLTHSEKAIVPEIDAKTIAENVANKSADNSKQIIEGITGEKEGDEPQKSVEPSEIISAAEKEENSNDSLASPADEEDNPTVFLEKYPITLVNVSNVEDEKYEKNDPVINSLTAAILEVLKDMSSLNKSFSDQLATFSASLHSDIFNCPEKLADFAAAVTAGDQKDLQEILECPDVAKRLEKALTVLKKELMNKEMQKKIEKDIEERMTKRHREYHLNEQLKWIKKELGIDDGREKLIAKYNERAKKLHMPPDVKKAYDDEINKLQTLEPMMSEFTVTRNYLDWLTQIPWGKQSKDNYSIKRAKKVLNDDHYGLDDVKDRILEFIAVGKLLDKINGKIICFVGPPGVGKTSIGKSIAKALNRKFYRFSVGGLSDVAEIKGHRRTYVGAIPGRVVQALKKTETENPLILIDEIDKMSRTHSVNGGDPSAALLELLDPEQNSAFLDNYMDVPVDLSKVLFVCTANTLNTIPLPLLDRMEVIEISGYIEDEKIKIAEKYLAPEAKKHAGLEHVKVDITEDALKSLIKSYCRESGVRNLKKQIEKIYRKAALNVVETVGDPEGEEAESVVEESQEKEIEKREAAEAKKEADTEAEIEAEKNLKEDPATVYGKKTASEVKKDEKADVLFKSQKPEKEAVAKKIRDKVTRIVVPDDYSVQITPDNLKDYVGPPVFISDRMYQTTPPGVAMGLAWTSMGGCALYMESVLEHVLSRDSHPKVERTGQLGDVMKESVSIAYSFAKGFMAREFPENKFFDKAQIHLHCPEGATPKDGPSAGVTITSSFLSLALNRPLRPDVAMTGEITLTGKVLRIGGLKEKTLAAKRSGVKTILFPKDNEVDWKELSENVREGLTPIPVDWYSDVFKALFSVSKEEGNNVWKKEFDDIKEEEDKERQRIRQS